The following coding sequences lie in one Sulfolobales archaeon genomic window:
- the cas4 gene encoding CRISPR-associated protein Cas4 has product MAQNPYRYYSISPSMLKQMDYCPAIPWLITKTGWIEPPTDSMKIAREKAEANYKEEIASKLGLPKPWRIEACLKDPETGLTGCIDLIAGGKRLTIAEIKLYRRTRKNHVRTQLLAYAYLANKTIAPVERAILVEAGEITLDIPITEEHLDSIRKKLEKLKTIINSEEPPTANPSDRQCISCQYRRICPLTTI; this is encoded by the coding sequence TTGGCCCAAAACCCATATCGATACTATAGCATATCACCATCAATGCTAAAACAGATGGATTACTGCCCAGCAATACCATGGCTAATAACCAAGACAGGGTGGATCGAACCGCCAACCGATAGCATGAAAATAGCCAGGGAAAAAGCAGAGGCAAACTATAAAGAGGAAATAGCATCTAAACTAGGGCTACCGAAACCATGGAGAATCGAGGCCTGCCTAAAAGACCCAGAAACAGGGCTCACAGGATGCATAGACCTCATAGCAGGGGGGAAGAGACTAACAATAGCAGAGATCAAGTTATATAGGAGAACAAGGAAGAACCATGTGAGAACACAGCTACTAGCATACGCATACCTAGCAAACAAAACAATAGCCCCAGTAGAAAGAGCGATACTAGTAGAAGCTGGCGAGATAACCCTAGACATACCAATCACAGAAGAACATCTAGACAGCATAAGGAAAAAACTAGAAAAGCTGAAAACCATAATAAACTCCGAAGAACCCCCAACAGCAAACCCATCAGATAGACAATGCATATCATGCCAATACAGAAGAATATGCCCACTCACAACTATATAG